In Bremerella sp. JC817, the following are encoded in one genomic region:
- a CDS encoding MarR family transcriptional regulator — protein MKAWNESSQASLLRLDSQLCFSLYAASRLMTRAYQPLLEPLGLTYPQYVVLLVLWEDAPCNVSQVGQRVMLNSNTLTPLLKRLEQLGYVTRARNADDERVVEVALTAAGRKLRGKCACIPQKLLEGVPADSLDELLQLKGSLDRLIGLMVASEAEPV, from the coding sequence ATGAAAGCCTGGAACGAATCTTCTCAAGCCAGCCTATTACGTCTCGATTCGCAGTTGTGCTTTTCGCTGTACGCTGCGTCGCGGCTGATGACTCGTGCCTATCAGCCCTTACTGGAACCGCTCGGTCTGACCTATCCGCAGTACGTGGTCTTGCTGGTGCTGTGGGAAGACGCGCCTTGCAATGTTTCGCAGGTGGGGCAACGCGTGATGCTCAATAGCAATACCTTGACGCCACTGCTGAAGCGTCTCGAGCAACTTGGCTACGTGACCCGGGCCCGCAATGCCGATGACGAACGCGTGGTCGAAGTCGCGTTGACCGCCGCAGGGCGAAAGCTGCGGGGGAAGTGTGCCTGCATCCCTCAGAAACTATTGGAAGGCGTGCCTGCCGATTCGTTGGACGAGCTGCTTCAGTTGAAAGGTTCGCTCGATCGACTGATCGGTTTGATGGTCGCGAGCGAAGCCGAGCCCGTTTAA
- a CDS encoding glutathione peroxidase, with the protein MASEDPQFYDFHANSLRGEDVDMAQYQGKVVLVVNTASKCGLTPQYAGLEELYKKYQDDGLVILGFPCNQFGNQEPGDGESIESGCVLNYGVSFPMFEKTLVNGGEAHPIFQWLKSKLPGMLGSRIKWNFTKFLLGRDGKPLQRFAPTTKPDKLEPAVREALGK; encoded by the coding sequence ATGGCGTCTGAAGACCCGCAGTTCTATGACTTTCATGCCAACTCGCTGCGTGGCGAAGATGTCGACATGGCCCAGTATCAGGGGAAAGTCGTGCTCGTGGTCAACACGGCCAGCAAGTGTGGCCTGACGCCGCAGTATGCTGGGCTCGAAGAGCTTTACAAGAAGTATCAGGACGATGGGCTAGTGATCCTGGGGTTTCCCTGCAATCAGTTCGGCAACCAAGAGCCGGGCGATGGCGAATCGATTGAGTCAGGGTGTGTGCTGAACTATGGCGTCAGCTTTCCGATGTTCGAGAAAACGTTGGTGAACGGTGGTGAAGCCCATCCAATCTTTCAATGGCTGAAATCGAAGCTGCCAGGCATGCTCGGCAGTCGCATCAAGTGGAACTTCACGAAGTTTCTGCTGGGCCGCGATGGGAAGCCGTTGCAGCGATTCGCTCCGACTACCAAGCCCGATAAGCTTGAGCCGGCCGTCCGCGAAGCGTTGGGGAAGTGA
- a CDS encoding S1C family serine protease — MVCVLVLCLPVLASAQDKATPQIQRTAHFSEILTGDAPHDVADLRSMESQIQQTTKKAMNATVGVIVGPAQGSGVIVTEDGLILTAGHVIGEPGRDVTVILNDGRRVKGVTLGMDRSIDSGAIQITTPGKYAHLNVRATANLREGEWVLVMGHAGGIVKDRRPALRIGRVLASSQDVIATDATLVGGDSGGPLLDIQGNVIGINSRIGNRITANLHVPASQYLENIDRLKKSEVWGRLGGTQPYLGVRCEPDRQDVVVTRVTPDSPAALAGIQEGDQILRFNSRAISSFDDLKLMVNQYSPGDRVKVRIRRGSGDVITLEVELADRRKLDTN; from the coding sequence TTGGTTTGCGTTCTCGTTCTTTGCTTGCCGGTCCTCGCATCTGCTCAAGATAAGGCGACGCCGCAGATCCAACGCACGGCGCACTTTTCGGAAATCCTGACTGGCGATGCTCCTCATGATGTCGCCGATCTGCGATCGATGGAGAGCCAGATTCAGCAAACGACCAAGAAAGCGATGAACGCCACTGTCGGCGTGATCGTCGGACCCGCTCAAGGTTCCGGCGTGATCGTCACCGAAGATGGCTTGATCCTGACAGCCGGCCACGTGATCGGCGAGCCTGGCCGAGATGTGACAGTCATCTTGAACGATGGACGTCGAGTCAAAGGAGTAACCCTGGGGATGGACCGTAGTATCGACTCAGGTGCCATCCAGATTACCACGCCAGGCAAATACGCTCACCTGAATGTCCGTGCCACCGCGAACCTTCGCGAAGGGGAATGGGTACTGGTGATGGGTCATGCCGGCGGGATTGTGAAAGATCGCCGCCCTGCCCTGCGAATTGGCCGCGTGCTGGCCAGCAGCCAAGATGTCATCGCGACCGATGCCACGCTGGTCGGCGGAGACAGCGGCGGACCTTTGCTCGATATTCAAGGCAACGTGATCGGAATTAACAGCCGCATCGGCAACCGCATCACCGCCAACCTTCACGTCCCTGCCTCGCAGTACCTCGAAAACATCGACCGACTGAAGAAGTCGGAGGTGTGGGGCCGCTTGGGCGGAACGCAACCATATTTGGGTGTACGTTGTGAACCTGACCGACAGGACGTTGTTGTCACACGCGTCACCCCGGATTCCCCGGCAGCTTTGGCGGGAATCCAAGAGGGAGATCAGATCTTGCGATTCAACAGTCGTGCGATCAGTTCTTTCGATGATTTGAAGCTGATGGTGAATCAGTATTCTCCGGGCGATCGCGTAAAGGTACGGATACGGCGCGGCTCGGGCGACGTTATTACTCTTGAAGTTGAACTTGCAGACCGTCGCAAGTTGGACACGAACTAG
- a CDS encoding PDZ domain-containing protein, with the protein MPRFRLNSLLSLAIVAPLAIAVFAPTPVSAQVFESDGIAMRFMKRVHQRSSSEVLGAFHSVVQNVRSATVELKRDGKRVAMGGIVDSTGLIVTKGSLVNTFGSKTPLVAELANGDQYLVNEIAAVDKENDLALVRIEARNLPVMELASGNKPGVGSLLATAGLGEEPVAIGVYGLTPHAVEMKNAMLGVMLSRDPGPARVDMVVEKSAAATAGILAQDVILSINDQLIDTGTHLIELVRTYEPGDSLRVKLKRSEEEMNLNVILGEWVAGPNQARHEFQNHLGGELSQRRSGFPSVFQHDSYLQPEQCGGPIVNLDGQVVGLNIARAGRVATFAIPADDLSRSVTKMLSAAGATSKGEYVQSRLSAKPVISDEQLDPGETRWIPRETSN; encoded by the coding sequence ATGCCCCGGTTTCGTTTGAATTCCTTGCTGTCCTTGGCCATCGTAGCGCCACTGGCGATCGCGGTTTTCGCCCCGACCCCAGTCAGCGCCCAGGTCTTTGAAAGTGACGGCATCGCGATGCGTTTCATGAAACGCGTCCACCAACGCAGCAGCAGTGAAGTCTTAGGGGCTTTTCACTCGGTGGTGCAAAACGTTCGGTCCGCCACGGTCGAACTGAAGCGTGATGGCAAACGGGTTGCCATGGGCGGGATCGTCGACTCGACCGGTCTGATCGTCACCAAAGGGAGCCTCGTCAATACATTCGGCAGCAAGACGCCTCTCGTGGCGGAACTGGCCAATGGCGACCAATACCTGGTGAATGAGATCGCCGCGGTCGATAAAGAAAACGACCTGGCCCTGGTTCGCATTGAAGCCCGCAACTTGCCGGTAATGGAACTGGCCAGCGGCAACAAGCCTGGCGTTGGCAGTCTTCTGGCAACCGCTGGACTCGGCGAAGAGCCAGTCGCGATCGGCGTCTATGGTCTGACACCGCATGCGGTTGAAATGAAGAACGCGATGCTCGGCGTGATGCTTTCGCGCGATCCTGGCCCGGCGCGGGTCGATATGGTCGTCGAGAAAAGTGCCGCCGCAACGGCTGGTATCCTGGCTCAAGACGTGATCCTTTCGATCAACGACCAATTGATCGACACCGGGACGCACCTGATTGAGCTGGTCCGGACTTACGAGCCTGGTGATTCGCTGCGAGTCAAACTGAAGCGTTCCGAAGAAGAAATGAACCTGAACGTGATCCTGGGCGAATGGGTCGCTGGCCCGAACCAGGCTCGGCACGAGTTTCAAAACCATCTGGGTGGTGAACTGAGCCAACGACGAAGCGGATTCCCTTCGGTATTTCAGCACGACAGCTATCTGCAGCCAGAACAGTGCGGTGGTCCGATCGTGAACCTCGACGGTCAGGTCGTCGGCCTGAATATCGCTCGAGCTGGCCGTGTGGCGACGTTTGCCATTCCGGCGGACGACTTGTCGCGAAGCGTGACCAAGATGCTATCGGCCGCTGGGGCGACCAGCAAAGGGGAATACGTTCAGTCCCGCTTGAGTGCCAAGCCGGTGATCTCGGACGAGCAGTTGGATCCAGGCGAAACTCGCTGGATTCCTCGCGAAACGTCGAACTAA
- a CDS encoding helix-turn-helix domain-containing protein — MAEKKSQIKSSTSSSPAWSELDPKVNALVNDIIGRVADKWTLLILEALDENGVVRFKELSRLIPGISQKMLTQTLRQMECDGLVKRTVYAEVPPRVEYELTPLGFSLGEAFCGVWTWAEKHYAEIEAARKKFARRQRG, encoded by the coding sequence TTGGCCGAGAAAAAGTCGCAAATAAAATCATCGACATCTTCGTCTCCGGCCTGGTCCGAGCTAGACCCTAAGGTCAATGCGCTGGTAAACGACATCATCGGACGGGTCGCGGATAAGTGGACATTGCTCATCCTGGAAGCGCTCGACGAGAACGGAGTCGTTCGCTTCAAAGAGCTCAGTAGGCTGATACCTGGCATCAGTCAGAAGATGCTGACGCAGACATTACGGCAGATGGAATGCGATGGCCTGGTGAAGCGAACCGTCTACGCTGAAGTACCTCCGCGCGTCGAATACGAACTGACTCCGCTGGGCTTCAGTCTGGGGGAAGCGTTCTGCGGCGTGTGGACCTGGGCGGAAAAGCACTACGCCGAGATCGAAGCGGCCCGCAAAAAGTTTGCCCGCCGACAACGCGGCTGA
- a CDS encoding argininosuccinate synthase, with protein MPSCVLAYSGGLDTSVILGWLQDEGYDVHAVYVDLGQPCEDREAILQKAKDCGAVSARIVDGREEMCRDFAFPVLQWQAKYESIYLLGTSIARPLISKLCLQVAREVGADAYAHGATGKGNDQCRFQLAAEALDPTVKVIAPWRIEKFRKAFPGRTELIAYCNEKNIPVKASTAKPYSSDENCLHISYEAGELEDLGVNGVELVDFGMTVSPQEAPDQAETVTIKVEKGVPTHVNGEKCTALEIVTKLNEIGGRNGVGRIDMVENRFVGMKSRGVYEAPGMTILYDALLNVEQLTLDRDLIHLRDQLKSIVAEDVYNGFWYNAKMDALLAFIANAMEKCTGEVAFKLYKGNIIVDSRSSETSLYDEGIATMEGGGSYNQDDAEGFLRIQGLPSRVQGRVTPRAY; from the coding sequence ATGCCAAGCTGTGTCCTTGCTTACTCTGGGGGTCTCGATACTTCGGTCATCTTGGGATGGCTTCAAGATGAAGGGTATGACGTCCATGCCGTGTACGTCGACTTGGGGCAGCCTTGCGAAGACCGCGAAGCGATTCTGCAGAAGGCCAAGGACTGCGGTGCCGTGTCGGCTCGGATTGTCGATGGTCGCGAAGAAATGTGCCGTGACTTCGCCTTCCCAGTGCTGCAGTGGCAAGCGAAGTACGAATCGATCTACCTGCTGGGTACCTCGATCGCTCGCCCGCTGATCTCGAAGCTCTGTCTGCAGGTTGCCCGCGAAGTGGGTGCCGATGCTTATGCTCACGGTGCGACCGGTAAGGGTAACGATCAGTGCCGCTTCCAGTTGGCTGCCGAAGCACTTGATCCAACCGTGAAGGTGATCGCTCCTTGGCGTATCGAAAAGTTCCGTAAGGCATTCCCAGGCCGAACCGAACTGATCGCCTACTGCAACGAAAAGAACATCCCCGTCAAGGCTTCGACCGCCAAGCCTTACAGCAGCGACGAAAACTGCCTGCACATCAGCTATGAAGCTGGCGAACTGGAAGACCTCGGCGTCAACGGTGTCGAACTGGTCGACTTCGGCATGACCGTCAGCCCACAGGAAGCTCCGGACCAGGCAGAAACCGTTACCATCAAGGTCGAAAAGGGTGTGCCAACCCACGTCAATGGCGAGAAGTGCACCGCCCTGGAAATCGTTACCAAGCTGAACGAAATCGGCGGCCGCAATGGTGTGGGTCGAATCGACATGGTCGAGAACCGTTTCGTCGGTATGAAGAGCCGCGGTGTGTACGAAGCCCCGGGCATGACCATCCTGTACGACGCCCTGCTGAACGTCGAACAGTTGACCCTCGACCGCGACCTGATTCACTTGCGTGATCAGTTGAAGTCGATCGTCGCTGAAGACGTTTACAACGGCTTTTGGTACAACGCCAAGATGGATGCTCTGCTGGCCTTTATCGCCAACGCGATGGAGAAGTGCACCGGCGAAGTGGCCTTCAAGCTTTACAAAGGCAACATCATCGTCGACAGCCGTTCGAGCGAAACGAGCCTCTACGACGAAGGAATCGCCACGATGGAAGGTGGCGGCAGCTACAACCAGGACGACGCCGAAGGCTTTCTGCGAATCCAGGGCCTGCCAAGCCGCGTCCAAGGCCGAGTCACGCCTCGCGCTTACTAA
- a CDS encoding SDR family oxidoreductase, which translates to MSTRTRMVVGCGYVGRPLAAAWQLAGDKVFATTRQQGRARQFENAGWLPILADVTKPETLRHLPEADTVVFAVGYDPKGEATREQVYAEGLKNVLENLPESTRRLVFVSTTGVYGDAAGQTVDENTPCDPARPGGKAFVEAESYLRNHPIWSQRSVILRMAGIYGPDRIPRSADIQAGKPIPAPGGGALNLIHVDDCVAAIRLAADAEVVSPVYIVSDGTPVDRRDYYREVARLLNAPEPTFEEPDPDSPAGRRSQSDRKMSNQKLVDELGFQPLHGSYREGLAAILTGDES; encoded by the coding sequence ATGTCCACACGCACGCGAATGGTTGTCGGATGTGGCTATGTAGGTCGACCGCTGGCGGCTGCATGGCAATTAGCGGGGGATAAGGTTTTCGCAACGACTCGGCAGCAAGGGCGAGCCCGACAGTTTGAAAACGCTGGTTGGCTACCTATTTTGGCTGATGTCACTAAGCCGGAAACTTTGCGCCACTTGCCAGAGGCCGACACGGTGGTTTTCGCCGTTGGTTACGATCCGAAAGGGGAGGCAACCCGCGAACAAGTTTACGCCGAGGGTCTGAAAAATGTCCTGGAGAATCTTCCCGAGTCGACGAGACGCTTGGTGTTCGTCAGCACGACCGGTGTCTACGGCGATGCCGCGGGACAGACGGTCGACGAGAACACTCCTTGCGATCCGGCTCGACCAGGCGGCAAGGCATTCGTCGAAGCCGAGAGCTACCTGCGAAACCATCCCATCTGGTCGCAGCGAAGCGTGATCTTGCGAATGGCCGGCATCTATGGCCCCGATCGGATTCCTCGTTCGGCCGACATTCAAGCCGGCAAACCGATTCCAGCCCCAGGCGGCGGTGCCTTGAACTTGATCCATGTCGACGACTGCGTCGCGGCCATTCGATTGGCGGCCGATGCCGAAGTTGTCTCGCCAGTCTACATCGTCAGCGACGGAACACCGGTCGATCGTCGCGATTACTACCGCGAAGTGGCCCGGCTGCTTAACGCACCCGAGCCGACATTCGAAGAGCCTGATCCCGATTCTCCCGCAGGCCGGCGTTCCCAATCTGATCGAAAGATGAGCAACCAAAAGCTCGTCGACGAACTTGGGTTTCAGCCGTTGCATGGCAGCTATCGCGAAGGACTCGCCGCCATCCTGACGGGGGACGAGAGTTAA
- a CDS encoding amidohydrolase family protein produces the protein MIIDCHTHLNNYHEEKVRSIDECLENLQTDMDANNVDYALVLSSYKITPHRPATRDVVNATRDLDNIAVVAGISYLHYQQRDLREIADFLADGLVKGLKLYPGYEPFYPHDRRLQVIYDLAMEFDVPVMIHSGDTYSPTGKVRYSHPLHVDDVAVDFPDLKLVICHVGNPWIRDCMEVVYKNENAHADISGLVLGEFEDRFEQFMLQEIRQMILYAGEPRYLLYGTDWPICGMKSYLKFIRGLGLPEKSLELILWQNAARLFKLEVKDGKVIN, from the coding sequence ATGATTATCGATTGCCACACCCACCTGAATAACTATCACGAAGAAAAAGTCCGTTCAATTGACGAGTGTCTCGAGAACCTTCAAACCGACATGGACGCCAACAATGTCGACTATGCCTTGGTGCTCAGCTCGTACAAGATCACTCCTCATCGGCCAGCAACCCGTGACGTGGTCAACGCGACCCGCGATCTCGACAACATCGCTGTCGTGGCAGGCATTAGCTACCTGCACTATCAACAACGCGATCTTCGTGAAATCGCCGATTTCCTGGCCGATGGCCTGGTGAAAGGATTGAAGCTATACCCAGGGTATGAGCCTTTCTATCCGCACGATCGTCGGCTTCAGGTGATCTACGACCTGGCGATGGAATTCGACGTGCCGGTGATGATCCATAGCGGCGATACCTACAGTCCTACGGGCAAGGTACGTTACTCGCATCCATTGCATGTCGATGACGTCGCGGTTGACTTCCCTGATTTAAAGCTGGTGATCTGCCACGTCGGCAATCCCTGGATTCGCGATTGCATGGAAGTGGTCTACAAGAACGAGAATGCCCATGCCGACATCAGTGGCTTGGTGCTGGGTGAGTTCGAGGACCGCTTCGAGCAGTTCATGTTGCAAGAGATTCGCCAGATGATTCTTTATGCTGGCGAGCCGCGCTATCTGCTTTATGGCACCGATTGGCCGATCTGCGGGATGAAGAGCTACTTGAAGTTCATTCGTGGACTCGGGCTGCCTGAGAAGAGCCTCGAACTGATCCTGTGGCAAAACGCCGCGCGGCTGTTCAAGCTGGAAGTGAAGGATGGCAAGGTAATCAACTGA
- a CDS encoding SDR family NAD(P)-dependent oxidoreductase has translation MKTSGNTILITGGGTGIGRGLAEAFYERGNQVIIAGRRQQPLDAMVADHPDMAAYTVDVNSPESIEQLVSQVTTEHPALNGVINNSGIMRPEDLTAEPVDLATAEATIATNLLGPIRLTAALLPHLKKQAEATIMMVTSGLAFTPFALTPTYCATKAAIHSYAISLRQQLKPTSVEVLELAPPYVQTTLLGEHQASDPNAMPLADFIAEVMQIIEHGTPDGEILVDRVMPLRTSESSGNFAAVFQQINSLTHHE, from the coding sequence ATGAAAACCAGCGGCAACACGATCTTGATAACCGGCGGAGGTACTGGCATTGGACGGGGACTGGCCGAAGCGTTCTACGAACGTGGCAACCAGGTGATCATCGCCGGCCGGCGTCAACAGCCGCTCGATGCCATGGTGGCCGATCATCCTGACATGGCTGCTTATACGGTCGATGTCAACTCGCCAGAGTCGATCGAGCAACTTGTTTCCCAGGTGACCACCGAACACCCGGCCTTGAACGGGGTAATCAACAATTCTGGCATCATGCGTCCCGAAGACCTGACGGCCGAGCCAGTCGATCTGGCGACCGCCGAGGCCACGATCGCGACCAACTTGCTGGGGCCGATTCGGCTGACGGCGGCTCTGTTGCCGCACCTGAAGAAGCAAGCGGAGGCAACCATCATGATGGTGACCTCGGGACTCGCCTTCACGCCATTCGCGCTCACGCCCACCTACTGCGCCACCAAGGCCGCGATTCACTCGTACGCGATCTCGCTTCGTCAGCAACTGAAGCCAACTTCGGTTGAAGTCCTCGAGCTCGCGCCACCTTACGTGCAGACAACGCTGTTGGGCGAGCATCAGGCCAGCGATCCGAATGCGATGCCACTGGCAGACTTCATCGCCGAGGTGATGCAGATTATCGAACATGGAACGCCCGATGGCGAAATCCTCGTCGATCGCGTGATGCCACTACGAACGTCAGAATCGAGTGGCAACTTCGCCGCGGTATTCCAGCAGATCAATTCCCTAACGCACCATGAATAG
- a CDS encoding DUF1232 domain-containing protein — protein MSAEAYDRLNEYAKRAKSADINELREKLQGMHRGPVRKIWDDVLALWRMVVDPKASWTSKAIAIGAVLYLVSPLDGIPDLLPLVGLTDDVAVIVAAVATLAFELKKYRDSQDRTVVDAK, from the coding sequence ATGAGTGCAGAAGCTTACGATCGATTGAATGAATATGCGAAGCGGGCGAAGTCGGCCGACATCAATGAACTGCGCGAGAAGCTGCAGGGGATGCATCGCGGCCCGGTCCGTAAAATCTGGGACGACGTCTTAGCCTTATGGCGAATGGTCGTCGATCCGAAAGCAAGTTGGACGTCGAAGGCGATTGCTATCGGCGCGGTGCTTTACCTGGTCTCGCCGCTGGATGGGATCCCGGATCTGTTACCGCTGGTGGGTCTGACGGACGACGTGGCGGTGATTGTCGCCGCAGTCGCAACGTTGGCATTCGAGCTAAAGAAGTACCGTGACTCTCAAGATCGCACGGTTGTCGACGCCAAGTAG
- a CDS encoding sulfatase, with protein MNVLFIISDDLTPTALSCYGNTVCQTPNLDRLAGEGTRFTRAYCNATYCGPSRASFLSGYYPHATGVFGYVSPRPQIGERAMWPQHFKDHGYYTARVSKIFHMGVPGGIEEGSDGADDPISWNERFNSPGPEWKAPGDGETLEGNPDGKRPVVGGNTFVVVEADGDDLVHSDGKTAAKAVELIQTHANADKPFFLAVGFVRPHVPFVAPRKYMENYKPDDQQQLPPKVPGDWDDIPKMGINYKTSRNMKMDVRQQKKAVGGYYGAVSFLDAQVGKVLDALEASGQADNTIVIFTSDHGFHLGQHDFWAKVSLHEESASVPLIIKVPGMKPAVCDSLTQLLDLYPTTAALCGLNVPERLQGKDITPLLKDPKATVHDEVLNVSPMQKGFLLRTDKWAFIQYQENGKGGIELFDMEKDPGQFRNLAGDPDHAKIVAEFQQRLAKKLQEVRQNDLELGGKK; from the coding sequence ATGAACGTGTTGTTTATCATCTCGGACGATCTCACGCCGACGGCGCTTTCGTGTTACGGCAACACGGTTTGCCAGACGCCGAATCTGGATCGACTCGCAGGGGAAGGAACTCGTTTCACGCGAGCCTACTGCAATGCGACCTATTGCGGACCGAGCCGGGCCTCGTTTCTTTCAGGCTACTATCCTCACGCAACTGGCGTGTTTGGGTACGTTAGTCCACGACCGCAGATTGGCGAGCGAGCGATGTGGCCGCAGCACTTCAAAGATCATGGCTACTACACGGCTCGCGTGAGCAAGATCTTTCATATGGGTGTGCCCGGCGGAATCGAAGAGGGGAGCGACGGCGCCGACGATCCGATTTCGTGGAACGAACGCTTCAACTCGCCTGGCCCTGAATGGAAAGCCCCAGGCGATGGTGAAACGCTCGAAGGAAACCCCGACGGCAAACGCCCGGTGGTGGGTGGCAACACGTTTGTCGTCGTCGAAGCAGACGGCGACGACCTGGTGCACAGCGACGGCAAAACCGCGGCCAAGGCGGTCGAACTTATCCAGACGCACGCCAACGCCGACAAGCCTTTCTTTCTGGCGGTTGGTTTCGTGCGACCTCATGTACCCTTCGTCGCACCGCGGAAGTATATGGAAAACTACAAGCCGGACGATCAGCAGCAACTGCCACCGAAGGTGCCTGGCGATTGGGACGACATCCCGAAGATGGGCATCAACTACAAGACCAGCAGGAACATGAAGATGGATGTGCGGCAGCAGAAGAAGGCGGTCGGTGGTTATTATGGCGCGGTTTCGTTTTTGGACGCCCAGGTCGGCAAGGTGCTCGACGCGCTGGAGGCCAGCGGTCAGGCCGACAATACGATCGTCATCTTCACCAGCGATCACGGCTTTCATCTCGGCCAGCATGATTTCTGGGCGAAGGTGAGCCTGCACGAAGAGTCGGCCAGTGTTCCGCTGATCATCAAAGTGCCGGGCATGAAACCCGCCGTCTGCGACTCGCTTACACAGTTACTCGATCTCTATCCAACAACCGCCGCCCTTTGTGGATTGAACGTGCCCGAGCGGCTGCAAGGCAAAGACATCACACCTCTACTAAAAGACCCGAAGGCAACGGTTCATGATGAAGTGCTGAACGTCTCGCCGATGCAGAAGGGCTTTCTGCTGCGGACCGACAAGTGGGCCTTCATCCAATATCAAGAGAACGGCAAAGGGGGCATCGAACTGTTCGACATGGAGAAGGATCCAGGGCAGTTCCGTAACCTGGCGGGTGATCCGGACCATGCCAAGATCGTGGCCGAGTTCCAGCAGCGATTGGCCAAGAAGCTGCAAGAGGTCCGTCAAAACGATCTGGAACTTGGTGGAAAGAAATAG
- a CDS encoding YHYH protein yields MILKNQFALLLFFAIALGSAPMLAQFAPRFRQHDTNQSRGLRLVPADSRPPGASQVSIEVVGSKRIIQSNGIPDHQTGAFPNHGNPNGISQQQYVYRVAAEPKPADRITPLGMQNFGIGVNGIPFDPGAAEWFHGDPRGGWQYEALSGAVPLGIDTNHAHVQPTGAYHYHGLPSGLLKSLKVVRGQHSPIVGWAADGFPIYALYGYQDANNAESEIVELKSSYRLKRGERPRGNGNPGGQYDGTFLADHEFVEGAGDLDECNGRFGVTPDYPEGTYAYYLSDQWPVIPRNFRGEPSSDFDRGGPGQQGPPGGQRRPGFGPPPPRPRR; encoded by the coding sequence ATGATTTTGAAAAACCAGTTCGCGCTGTTGCTCTTTTTTGCCATTGCCTTGGGCTCTGCCCCGATGCTGGCTCAGTTCGCTCCGAGATTTCGGCAGCACGATACCAATCAGTCGCGTGGCTTGCGTTTGGTTCCCGCCGATTCGCGGCCGCCAGGTGCCAGCCAGGTATCGATTGAAGTGGTCGGCAGCAAGCGAATCATTCAGTCCAATGGGATACCCGATCATCAGACCGGGGCGTTCCCGAACCATGGCAATCCCAACGGTATCTCGCAGCAGCAGTACGTATATCGCGTCGCCGCCGAACCGAAGCCGGCCGATCGCATCACTCCGCTAGGCATGCAGAACTTTGGGATCGGAGTGAACGGGATTCCGTTCGACCCAGGCGCGGCCGAATGGTTCCATGGCGATCCGCGCGGTGGCTGGCAATATGAAGCCCTCTCCGGCGCGGTTCCGCTGGGCATCGATACGAACCATGCCCACGTTCAACCAACCGGTGCCTATCACTACCATGGCTTGCCCAGTGGTCTGCTGAAGAGCTTGAAAGTCGTGCGTGGTCAACACTCGCCGATCGTCGGCTGGGCTGCGGATGGATTTCCGATTTATGCCTTGTATGGCTACCAGGACGCGAACAATGCGGAGAGTGAGATTGTCGAACTGAAGAGTTCGTATCGTTTGAAGCGTGGCGAACGTCCCCGTGGCAATGGCAACCCAGGCGGGCAATACGACGGAACATTTCTGGCGGACCACGAGTTCGTCGAAGGGGCCGGCGACCTCGACGAGTGCAACGGAAGATTTGGCGTGACGCCCGACTATCCGGAAGGGACCTATGCGTATTACCTGAGCGATCAATGGCCGGTCATTCCGCGTAACTTCCGCGGCGAGCCCTCCAGCGACTTCGACCGAGGTGGTCCCGGGCAGCAAGGTCCGCCTGGGGGCCAACGTCGCCCAGGCTTCGGTCCTCCACCGCCACGTCCCCGTCGATAA